One segment of Castanea sativa cultivar Marrone di Chiusa Pesio chromosome 3, ASM4071231v1 DNA contains the following:
- the LOC142629292 gene encoding uncharacterized protein LOC142629292, producing the protein MADLHINTEESPTQTPLLISIQNHNHNHQVPQHEQTEETQLDQTLEKLETFLTLLGFNQSTWLSIAVSWIAFLLIGVVLPVVLLEQSKCSGCELYQITNFELDIVASQACLAAVSLLCLSHNLRKYGIRRFLFVDRFNGKMAQLHDDYVKQIWGSLRLLIFWALPCIILKTVREVIRISYVRNESWWLSVAILLALILSWTYVSIISLSASVLFHLVCNLQVIHLNDYGKLLERESDVFVYIEEHIRLRYYLSKISHRFRIYLLLEFLVVTASQFLTLLQTTGYSGTITLINGGDFAVSTIVQVVGIILCLHAATKISHRAQAITSLASRWHALVTCGSADSSQHRVSNNVGNMEPENFLNIDINYSESDLESLDYVAIPTNSQLASYMSSYHKREAFVMYLQTNPGGITIFGWTVDRALLNTIFFIELSLVTWVLGKTIVFTSSK; encoded by the exons ATGGCTGATCTTCATATAAACACAGAGGAGTCTCCTACTCAGACCCCACTTCTTATTTCAATTCAAAACCATAACCACAATCACCAAGTACCACAACATGAGCAAACCGAAGAGACCCAGTTggaccaaacactggaaaagtTGGAAACTTTTCTCACTTTACTTGGTTTCAACCAGTCTACTTGGTTGAGCATAGCTGTGTCTTGGATTGCCTTCTTGCTTATCGGTGTGGTACTCCCAGTTGTGTTGTTGGAGCAATCAAAATGCTCTGGCTGTGAGTTGTATCAGATAACGAATTTCGAGCTAGACATCGTTGCCTCACAGGCTTGCCTCGCTGCTGTTTCTTTGCTCTGCCTTTCACACAATCTCCGCAAGTATGGGATCAGGAGGTTCCTCTTCGTTGACAGGTTTAATGGTAAAATGGCACAGCTTCATGACGATTATGTTAAACAGATTTGG gGTTCTTTAAGGTTGCTCATTTTTTGGGCACTACCATGCATCATTCTGAAGACTGTACGTGAAGTCATCCGCATTTCATATGTACGCAATGAGTCGTGGTGGCTGTCAGTTGCTATTTTATTGGCTCTGATTTTATCCTGGACTTATGTGAGTATAATCTCTCTATCAGCAAGCGTATTGTTTCACTTGGTCTGTAATCTGCAAGTTATCCACTTAAATGATTATGGGAAGCTTTTGGAAAGAGAATCTGATGTCTTCGTATATATTGAGGAGCACATTCGTCTGCGGTATTATCTCTCTAAGATAAGCCATAGATTCCGAATCTATCTTCTTCTAGAGTTCTTGGTTGTCACAGCTAGCCAATTTCTGACCCTACTGCAGACCACGGGATATAGTGGAACAATTACTTTAATAAATGGTGGTGATTTTGCA GTGTCCACTATTGTTCAGGTCGTTGGGATTATTCTTTGCTTGCATGCAGCCACAAAAATTTCCCATAGAGCTCAAGCCATTACATCACTTGCAAGTAGATGGCATGCTTTAGTGACATGCGGTTCAGCAGATTCATCCCAACATAGAGTTTCAAATAATGTTGGGAACATGGAGCCTGAAAATTTTTTGAACATAGATATAAATTACTCTGAAAGTGATTTGGAGTCATTGGATTATGTTGCAATTCCCACTAATTCTCAGTTGGCCTCTTATATGTCCTCATATCACAAGAGAGAAGCCTTTG TAATGTATTTGCAGACCAATCCAGGAGGGATCACAATATTTGGATGGACAGTTGATAGGGCTCTTCTCAACACAATCTTTTTTATTGAGCTCTCTTTGGTTACCTGGGTGCTTGGGAAAACCATAGTTTTCACTTCTTCGAAGTGA
- the LOC142627382 gene encoding 4-coumarate--CoA ligase-like 9 isoform X2 translates to MANHPNHHNSTIDPNSGFCSQTKIYHSLRPTTPLPPLTTPLSITDYLFPHLNSSPPPPTTTTAAAAALIDSTTRRRISFPDFARRIQTLTSSLQNRLHLSKGDTAFILSPNSLHIPILHFSLISLGVVVSPSNPSSTKPEISRQIHLSKPVIAFATSETAAKIPSLRYGTVLLDSPEFESLMTRPTTGDNNNKQRVTVNQSDTATILYSSGTTGRVKGVELTHRNWISVMAGVFAARELRSSPAVTLCTVPFFHVYGMGLFMRELAMGHSVVVSTGPRFDLTAVMRAIEEFRVTHVALAPPVAVAMTKGNVMDGYDLRSLEVVACGGASLQRSVIVKFTERFPNLQFAQAYGLTESTGRVFGTVGLKECGVVGATGKLFSNSEAKIVDPDTGIALPPMMPGELWLRGSSIMKGYVGDAAATAEILGLDGWLRTGDLCYFDNEGFLFFLERIKELIKYKGYQVAPAELEYLLHSHPDVADVAVAPYPDEEVGQLPMAFIVRRNGSTIDEPQIMDFVAKQVAPYKRIRRVMFVDMIPKNAPDFASHTITVVL, encoded by the exons ATGGCGAACCACCCGAACCACCACAACTCCACAATCGACCCGAACAGCGGCTTCTGCTCACAAACCAAAATCTACCATAGTCTCAGACCAACCActcctcttcctcctctcacCACACCACTCTCCATCACCGACTACCTCTTCCCTCACCTCAACTCCTCTCCTCCGCctccaaccaccaccaccgccgccgCCGCAGCTCTCATCGACTCCACCACTCGCCGCCGCATTTCCTTCCCGGACTTCGCTCGCCGAATCCAAACCCTAACCTCCTCTCTCCAAAACCGCCTCCACCTCTCCAAGGGCGACACCGCCTTCATTCTCTCCCCTAACTCTCTCCACATTCCAATCCTCCACTTTTCTCTCATCTCCTTAGGCGTCGTCGTTTCGCCTTCCAACCCGTCCAGCACCAAACCCGAGATTTCCCGCCAAATCCACCTCAGCAAACCCGTCATCGCGTTCGCCACCTCAGAAACCGCCGCCAAAATCCCCTCCCTTCGATACGGCACCGTCTTGCTCGACTCGCCGGAATTCGAGTCCCTGATGACGCGTCCGACGACcggagataataataataaacaacgAGTAACCGTGAACCAGTCCGACACGGCGACGATTCTGTACTCCTCCGGCACGACCGGGCGAGTCAAGGGCGTCGAGTTGACTCACCGGAACTGGATATCCGTGATGGCCGGAGTTTTCGCGGCGCGTGAGCTTCGCTCTTCGCCGGCGGTGACTCTGTGTACGGTTCCGTTCTTCCACGTGTACGGAATGGGTTTGTTCATGAGAGAATTGGCGATGGGTCACAGTGTGGTGGTGAGTACGGGGCCCAGGTTTGATCTGACGGCTGTGATGAGAGCGATCGAGGAGTTTAGAGTTACGCACGTGGCACTGGCCCCACCTGTTGCTGTGGCTATGACTAAGGGGAATGTGATGGACGGCTATGATTTGAGATCTCTTGAAGTCGTGGCTTGTGGCGGCGCTTCTTTACAGCGCAGCGTTATTGTTAAGTTCACGGAACGGTTTCCCAATTTGCAATTTGCGCAG GCATACGGTTTGACTGAGTCAACGGGCCGAGTGTTCGGAACAGTGGGCCTGAAAGAATGCGGAGTAGTGGGTGCAACAGGGAAGCTTTTCTCAAATTCGGAAGCCAAGATTGTGGACCCTGACACAGGCATTGCTTTGCCTCCTATGATGCCTGGGGAGCTTTGGCTTAGAGGATCATCCATTATGAAGG GTTACGTTGGAGATGCAGCAGCAACAGCTGAAATTCTTGGTTTAGATGGATGGTTAAGAACTGGAGACTTATGTTATTTTGACAATGAaggttttctgttttttctggAACGCATAAAGGAACTAATCAAATACAAAGGCTACCAG GTTGCCCCAGCAGAACTGGAGTATCTGCTTCATTCTCATCCAGATGTTGCTGATGTAGCTGTTGCTCC GTATCCTGATGAGGAAGTAGGTCAATTACCAATGGCTTTTATTGTGAGACGTAATGGTAGCACCATTGATGAACCACAAATCATGGATTTTGTTGCCAAACAG GTTGCCCCTTACAAGAGAATACGACGAGTGATGTTTGTTGATATGATACCAAAAAATGCCCCGG atttcgcctctcacacaatcactgtggtgctttga
- the LOC142627382 gene encoding 4-coumarate--CoA ligase-like 9 isoform X1, with protein MANHPNHHNSTIDPNSGFCSQTKIYHSLRPTTPLPPLTTPLSITDYLFPHLNSSPPPPTTTTAAAAALIDSTTRRRISFPDFARRIQTLTSSLQNRLHLSKGDTAFILSPNSLHIPILHFSLISLGVVVSPSNPSSTKPEISRQIHLSKPVIAFATSETAAKIPSLRYGTVLLDSPEFESLMTRPTTGDNNNKQRVTVNQSDTATILYSSGTTGRVKGVELTHRNWISVMAGVFAARELRSSPAVTLCTVPFFHVYGMGLFMRELAMGHSVVVSTGPRFDLTAVMRAIEEFRVTHVALAPPVAVAMTKGNVMDGYDLRSLEVVACGGASLQRSVIVKFTERFPNLQFAQAYGLTESTGRVFGTVGLKECGVVGATGKLFSNSEAKIVDPDTGIALPPMMPGELWLRGSSIMKGYVGDAAATAEILGLDGWLRTGDLCYFDNEGFLFFLERIKELIKYKGYQVAPAELEYLLHSHPDVADVAVAPYPDEEVGQLPMAFIVRRNGSTIDEPQIMDFVAKQVAPYKRIRRVMFVDMIPKNAPGKVLRKELIKLALSKANSKL; from the exons ATGGCGAACCACCCGAACCACCACAACTCCACAATCGACCCGAACAGCGGCTTCTGCTCACAAACCAAAATCTACCATAGTCTCAGACCAACCActcctcttcctcctctcacCACACCACTCTCCATCACCGACTACCTCTTCCCTCACCTCAACTCCTCTCCTCCGCctccaaccaccaccaccgccgccgCCGCAGCTCTCATCGACTCCACCACTCGCCGCCGCATTTCCTTCCCGGACTTCGCTCGCCGAATCCAAACCCTAACCTCCTCTCTCCAAAACCGCCTCCACCTCTCCAAGGGCGACACCGCCTTCATTCTCTCCCCTAACTCTCTCCACATTCCAATCCTCCACTTTTCTCTCATCTCCTTAGGCGTCGTCGTTTCGCCTTCCAACCCGTCCAGCACCAAACCCGAGATTTCCCGCCAAATCCACCTCAGCAAACCCGTCATCGCGTTCGCCACCTCAGAAACCGCCGCCAAAATCCCCTCCCTTCGATACGGCACCGTCTTGCTCGACTCGCCGGAATTCGAGTCCCTGATGACGCGTCCGACGACcggagataataataataaacaacgAGTAACCGTGAACCAGTCCGACACGGCGACGATTCTGTACTCCTCCGGCACGACCGGGCGAGTCAAGGGCGTCGAGTTGACTCACCGGAACTGGATATCCGTGATGGCCGGAGTTTTCGCGGCGCGTGAGCTTCGCTCTTCGCCGGCGGTGACTCTGTGTACGGTTCCGTTCTTCCACGTGTACGGAATGGGTTTGTTCATGAGAGAATTGGCGATGGGTCACAGTGTGGTGGTGAGTACGGGGCCCAGGTTTGATCTGACGGCTGTGATGAGAGCGATCGAGGAGTTTAGAGTTACGCACGTGGCACTGGCCCCACCTGTTGCTGTGGCTATGACTAAGGGGAATGTGATGGACGGCTATGATTTGAGATCTCTTGAAGTCGTGGCTTGTGGCGGCGCTTCTTTACAGCGCAGCGTTATTGTTAAGTTCACGGAACGGTTTCCCAATTTGCAATTTGCGCAG GCATACGGTTTGACTGAGTCAACGGGCCGAGTGTTCGGAACAGTGGGCCTGAAAGAATGCGGAGTAGTGGGTGCAACAGGGAAGCTTTTCTCAAATTCGGAAGCCAAGATTGTGGACCCTGACACAGGCATTGCTTTGCCTCCTATGATGCCTGGGGAGCTTTGGCTTAGAGGATCATCCATTATGAAGG GTTACGTTGGAGATGCAGCAGCAACAGCTGAAATTCTTGGTTTAGATGGATGGTTAAGAACTGGAGACTTATGTTATTTTGACAATGAaggttttctgttttttctggAACGCATAAAGGAACTAATCAAATACAAAGGCTACCAG GTTGCCCCAGCAGAACTGGAGTATCTGCTTCATTCTCATCCAGATGTTGCTGATGTAGCTGTTGCTCC GTATCCTGATGAGGAAGTAGGTCAATTACCAATGGCTTTTATTGTGAGACGTAATGGTAGCACCATTGATGAACCACAAATCATGGATTTTGTTGCCAAACAG GTTGCCCCTTACAAGAGAATACGACGAGTGATGTTTGTTGATATGATACCAAAAAATGCCCCGGGTAAGGTGTTGAGGAAGGAACTAATCAAACTTGCATTATCAAAAGCTAACTcgaaattataa